The following are encoded together in the Sphingomonas insulae genome:
- a CDS encoding pyridoxal phosphate-dependent aminotransferase, translating to MKPSAALGRISPSPTLAITSRVLELKRAGVDVIGLGAGEPDFDTPDFVKEAAIQAIRDGKTKYTNVDGTIELKQAIVAKFARDNSLTYTTDQVSVNVGGKHTLFNAIVASVDPGDEVVIPAPYWVSYPDVVQFAGGTPVFAIAGPEQDYKLSPQALDAAITPRTKWVILNSPSNPTGAGYTVDELKALGAVLARHPHVWIFADDMYEHIVYDGFRFATIAEVCPDLYERTLTVNGCSKAYAMTGWRIGYAAGAPWLIKAMAKLQSQSTSNPCSIAQAAAVAALNGPQDFLKERAAAFQGRRDLVVGMLNAIPGMHCPTPEGAFYVYPSFAELIGKTTPSGRVIDSDEAFVGYLLDDAKVAAVQGAAFGLSPAMRISYATSDALLREACTRIQQACADLK from the coding sequence ATGAAGCCCTCCGCCGCCCTCGGCCGCATCAGCCCGTCCCCCACGCTCGCCATCACCAGCCGCGTGCTCGAGTTGAAGCGCGCCGGTGTCGACGTGATCGGGCTGGGTGCGGGCGAGCCGGACTTCGACACGCCCGACTTCGTGAAAGAGGCGGCGATCCAGGCAATCCGCGACGGCAAGACCAAATATACCAACGTCGACGGCACGATCGAGCTGAAGCAGGCGATCGTCGCCAAGTTCGCGCGCGACAACAGTCTGACCTATACCACCGATCAGGTGAGCGTGAACGTCGGCGGCAAGCACACGCTGTTCAACGCGATCGTCGCGAGCGTCGATCCGGGCGACGAGGTGGTGATCCCTGCCCCCTATTGGGTGAGCTATCCCGACGTGGTGCAGTTCGCAGGCGGTACGCCGGTGTTCGCGATCGCCGGGCCGGAGCAGGATTACAAGCTGTCTCCGCAAGCGCTGGACGCGGCGATCACGCCCAGGACCAAGTGGGTGATCCTCAATTCGCCGTCCAATCCGACCGGCGCGGGCTATACGGTGGACGAGCTGAAGGCGCTGGGCGCGGTGCTGGCCCGGCATCCGCACGTGTGGATCTTCGCCGACGATATGTACGAGCATATCGTCTACGACGGTTTCCGCTTCGCGACGATCGCCGAGGTGTGTCCCGACCTGTACGAGCGCACGCTGACCGTGAACGGCTGTTCGAAGGCCTATGCGATGACCGGCTGGCGGATCGGTTATGCCGCGGGCGCGCCGTGGCTGATCAAGGCGATGGCGAAACTGCAGTCGCAGTCGACCAGCAACCCCTGTTCGATCGCGCAGGCGGCGGCGGTGGCCGCGCTGAACGGGCCGCAGGATTTCCTGAAGGAGCGCGCCGCGGCGTTCCAGGGGCGGCGCGACCTGGTGGTGGGAATGCTCAACGCGATCCCCGGCATGCATTGCCCGACGCCGGAGGGCGCCTTCTACGTCTATCCGTCGTTCGCGGAGCTGATCGGCAAGACCACGCCATCGGGCCGGGTGATCGACAGCGACGAGGCGTTCGTCGGCTATCTGCTCGACGATGCCAAGGTGGCGGCGGTGCAGGGCGCGGCGTTCGGTCTGTCGCCGGCGATGCGGATCAGCTATGCGACGTCGGACGCGCTGCTGCGCGAGGCGTGCACGCGGATCCAGCAGGCATGCGCGGACCTGAAGTAG
- the msrA gene encoding peptide-methionine (S)-S-oxide reductase MsrA — protein sequence MMKILLPVAGVAAAVIASTGFAAAERAVPIPAAAIDVPAAGPTQTAVFAGGCFWGMEAVFEHVKGVRGVTAGYAGGTRDTANYDAVSTERTGHAEAVKVVYDPRQVSYATLLRVYFSIAHDPTQLNRQGPDSGPSYRSAVFPQDARQAAVARAYIAQLGAAKSFRAPIVTRIEQGGFYPAEAYHQNFYDRNPTHPYIVHWDKPKVAAFKAGFPTLYR from the coding sequence ATGATGAAAATTTTGCTCCCCGTCGCGGGTGTCGCCGCCGCCGTGATCGCGTCCACCGGGTTCGCCGCAGCCGAACGCGCGGTGCCGATCCCCGCCGCCGCGATCGACGTGCCGGCGGCCGGCCCGACGCAGACCGCGGTGTTCGCCGGCGGCTGCTTCTGGGGCATGGAAGCGGTATTCGAACATGTGAAAGGCGTGCGCGGCGTCACCGCGGGTTATGCCGGCGGTACGCGCGATACCGCCAATTACGACGCGGTGTCGACCGAGAGGACCGGGCATGCCGAGGCGGTCAAGGTCGTCTACGATCCCCGCCAGGTCAGCTATGCGACGCTGCTGCGCGTTTATTTCTCGATCGCGCACGATCCGACGCAGCTGAACCGGCAGGGGCCGGACAGCGGCCCGAGCTATCGCTCCGCGGTATTCCCGCAGGATGCGCGCCAGGCGGCGGTGGCGCGCGCCTATATCGCGCAGCTGGGCGCGGCGAAGAGCTTCCGGGCGCCGATCGTCACCCGGATCGAGCAAGGTGGCTTCTATCCGGCCGAGGCGTACCACCAAAATTTCTACGACCGGAACCCGACGCACCCGTATATCGTGCATTGGGACAAGCCGAAGGTCGCGGCGTTCAAGGCGGGATTTCCGACGCTCTACCGGTAG
- a CDS encoding MBL fold metallo-hydrolase, giving the protein MTDTPSRVAPLKAVIVQVTPFQQNCTLIWCTETMKAAIVDPGGDLPRIKAAVAQAGVTVEKILLTHGHIDHAGEAKPLADDLGVPIEGPHEADRFWLARLDDDGRNYGMTGVTFEPDRWLVEGDTVTIGNLTLDVYETPGHTLGHVIFHHAPSKFAQVGDVLFQGSVGRSDMPGGNHKQLIETIVTKLWPLGDDTAFIPGHGNPSTFAHERANNMFVSDRALAQ; this is encoded by the coding sequence ATGACCGACACACCCTCGCGCGTCGCGCCCCTGAAAGCCGTCATCGTCCAGGTGACGCCCTTCCAGCAGAATTGCACCCTGATCTGGTGTACCGAGACGATGAAGGCCGCGATCGTCGATCCCGGCGGCGACCTGCCCCGGATCAAGGCGGCGGTGGCGCAGGCCGGCGTGACGGTCGAAAAGATCCTGCTCACCCACGGCCACATCGATCATGCCGGCGAGGCAAAGCCGCTTGCCGACGATCTCGGCGTGCCGATCGAGGGGCCGCACGAGGCGGACCGGTTCTGGCTCGCCCGCCTCGACGATGACGGACGCAATTACGGCATGACAGGCGTCACCTTCGAACCGGACCGCTGGTTGGTCGAGGGCGATACCGTGACGATCGGCAATCTCACCCTCGACGTCTACGAAACACCCGGACACACGCTCGGCCACGTCATCTTCCACCACGCGCCCTCGAAGTTCGCGCAGGTCGGCGACGTCCTGTTCCAGGGATCGGTCGGCCGCAGCGACATGCCCGGCGGCAACCACAAGCAGTTGATCGAGACCATCGTCACCAAATTGTGGCCGCTTGGCGACGACACCGCCTTCATCCCCGGCCACGGCAATCCCAGCACCTTCGCGCACGAACGCGCGAACAACATGTTCGTCAGCGACCGCGCGCTGGCGCAATAG
- a CDS encoding ligase-associated DNA damage response DEXH box helicase: MDLPQPLADWFSTRGWRPRRHQLDMLREGRAGHHALLVATTGAGKTLAGFLPTLAELIEHPVEGLHTLYVSPLKALAVDIQRNLVTPLDEMGVDIRVETRTGDTPSDRKARQRVKPPHILLTTPESLSLLLSYPDSFTMFQGLRTIVVDEVHAFATGKRGDLLSLCMARLQRISPGLRRVALSATVADGDGYRAWLAPDGDIDQVAMVHGEAGADPDIAILLPEGRVPWSGHSGRYAAQQVMAEIETHKTSIIFCNTRSLAELIFQDLWKVNTLSLPIGVHHGSLALEARRKVEGAMASGRLRALVATASLDLGVDWGDVDCVIQMGAPKGSSRLLQRIGRANHRLDEASEAILVPGNRFEYLEARAALDAVEAGELDPDLFRPGALDVLAQHVMGVACAAPFDQAALLDEVRSALPYSALTNETFDRVLGFIRDGGYSLKAYDRFKRLTQEADGLWRVSHPKFVTQHRLNAGIIVESTMLNVRFKNGRNLGKVEEGFAAQLSPGDTFFFAGLSCEVQKIDTEDLIVRASSKPARIPTYGGSRMPLSTNLADRVRGFLAEPGQWARFPDDVREWLEFQAKRSALPRPGQLLVETFPREGRNYMVAYSFEGWNAHQSLGMLITRRMEAEGLKPLGFVANDYALAVYGIEKITDPAALFSPDILEHEFVDWVQQSHLLKRAFREVAVIGGLVERQHPGKRKTGRQVTFSTDLIYDVLRKYEPTHLLLQAAWDDARARMTDVGRLAGLLDRAADTMLHVDLERVTPLAVPVLTLIGREKVSTGSADDHLLIEAEALAAEAMTLD, translated from the coding sequence ATGGACCTTCCCCAGCCGCTCGCCGATTGGTTTTCGACTCGCGGCTGGCGGCCCCGCCGGCATCAGCTCGACATGCTGCGCGAAGGGCGCGCCGGCCACCATGCGTTGCTCGTCGCCACCACCGGCGCCGGCAAGACGCTCGCCGGCTTCCTGCCAACCCTCGCCGAACTGATCGAACATCCGGTCGAGGGCCTGCACACCCTCTACGTCTCGCCGCTGAAGGCGCTGGCGGTCGACATCCAGCGCAACCTCGTGACGCCGCTCGATGAAATGGGCGTCGACATCCGCGTCGAAACCCGCACCGGCGACACGCCGTCCGACCGCAAGGCGCGCCAACGGGTCAAGCCGCCGCACATCCTGCTCACCACGCCCGAATCGCTGTCGCTGCTGCTCAGCTACCCCGACAGCTTCACCATGTTCCAGGGGCTGCGGACGATCGTCGTCGACGAGGTCCACGCATTCGCGACCGGCAAGCGCGGCGACCTGCTGTCACTCTGCATGGCACGACTCCAGCGGATCAGCCCCGGCCTGCGCCGCGTCGCGCTGTCCGCCACGGTGGCGGACGGCGACGGCTACCGCGCCTGGCTCGCGCCGGACGGCGACATCGATCAGGTCGCGATGGTCCACGGCGAAGCGGGCGCCGATCCCGACATCGCCATCCTGCTGCCCGAAGGCCGCGTACCCTGGTCGGGCCATTCGGGCCGCTACGCCGCGCAGCAGGTCATGGCGGAGATCGAGACGCACAAGACCTCGATCATCTTCTGCAACACCCGCAGCCTCGCCGAACTGATCTTCCAGGACCTGTGGAAGGTCAACACGCTGTCGTTGCCGATCGGCGTCCATCACGGCAGCCTGGCGCTGGAGGCGCGCCGCAAGGTGGAGGGCGCGATGGCATCCGGCCGCCTGCGCGCGCTCGTCGCCACCGCCAGCCTCGACCTCGGCGTCGACTGGGGCGATGTCGATTGCGTCATCCAGATGGGCGCGCCGAAGGGGTCGAGCCGCCTGCTCCAGCGCATCGGCCGCGCCAACCACCGGCTCGACGAGGCCTCCGAAGCGATCCTCGTCCCCGGCAACCGCTTCGAATATCTCGAGGCGCGCGCCGCGCTCGACGCGGTGGAGGCGGGCGAGCTCGACCCCGACCTGTTCCGCCCCGGCGCGCTCGACGTGCTGGCGCAGCATGTCATGGGGGTCGCCTGCGCCGCGCCCTTCGACCAGGCGGCGCTGCTCGACGAGGTCCGCTCCGCCCTTCCCTATTCGGCGCTCACCAACGAGACGTTCGATCGCGTCCTCGGCTTCATTCGCGACGGCGGCTACAGCCTCAAGGCCTATGACCGGTTCAAGCGCCTGACACAGGAGGCCGACGGCCTGTGGCGCGTCAGCCATCCGAAATTCGTCACCCAGCATCGCCTCAACGCCGGCATCATCGTCGAGTCGACGATGCTCAACGTCCGCTTCAAGAACGGCCGCAACCTCGGCAAGGTGGAGGAAGGGTTCGCCGCCCAGCTGTCGCCCGGCGACACCTTTTTCTTCGCCGGCCTGTCCTGCGAGGTGCAGAAGATCGATACCGAGGATCTGATCGTCCGCGCTTCGTCCAAGCCCGCACGCATCCCCACCTACGGCGGCTCGCGCATGCCGCTGTCCACCAATCTCGCCGACCGCGTCCGCGGCTTCCTCGCCGAGCCGGGGCAATGGGCGCGCTTCCCCGACGACGTGCGCGAATGGCTCGAATTCCAGGCGAAGCGCTCGGCTCTGCCCCGCCCCGGCCAGCTGCTGGTCGAAACCTTCCCGCGCGAAGGCCGAAACTACATGGTCGCCTATAGTTTCGAAGGGTGGAACGCGCACCAGTCGCTGGGCATGCTCATCACCCGCCGCATGGAGGCGGAGGGGCTGAAGCCATTGGGCTTCGTCGCCAACGACTATGCGCTCGCGGTCTATGGCATCGAAAAGATCACCGACCCCGCCGCCTTGTTCAGCCCCGACATCCTCGAACACGAATTCGTCGACTGGGTGCAGCAATCGCACCTGTTGAAGCGCGCCTTCCGCGAGGTCGCGGTGATCGGCGGCCTGGTGGAACGCCAGCACCCCGGCAAGCGCAAGACCGGGCGGCAGGTCACCTTCTCCACCGACCTCATCTACGACGTATTGCGCAAATACGAACCCACCCACCTGCTGCTGCAGGCGGCGTGGGACGACGCCCGCGCCCGCATGACCGACGTCGGCCGGCTGGCGGGCCTGCTCGACCGCGCCGCCGACACGATGCTCCACGTCGATCTGGAACGGGTGACGCCGCTGGCGGTCCCGGTCCTCACCCTCATCGGCCGCGAAAAGGTATCGACCGGTTCGGCCGACGATCATCTGCTGATCGAGGCGGAGGCGCTGGCCGCCGAGGCGATGACGCTCGACTGA
- a CDS encoding potassium transporter Kup, whose protein sequence is MSPAVDASASSSPPHPALIGLTIGAIGVVFGDIGTSPLYAFREALGQSAGDGIDPSEILGVLSLALWTLTLIVTVKYVTFLMRADNHGEGGVLALAALARRSIGMRSRVALVLGAAGAALFYGDAIITPSLSVLSAMEGLRTIPSAAKLFDEGTIRALTIGILIALFLIQKRGTAMVARLFGPVCIVWFLVIGGLGIWHIADELSIFRVLLPSYGIRFLATHGTVGLFVLGAVFLTVTGAEALTADMGHFGKKPIRIAWLILVFPALMLNYLGQGAFALSHLEAAAAAGKPFVNQDWFFLMAPEAFRGPLIVLAGFATVIASQAVITGAFSLTQQAVQLGLLPRMKLRQTSASFVGQIYLPAINWLLLVGVLVLIIQFKTSSAMAAAYGIAVTGTMVVTSLLGYLVARHVWHWRRGWALTAVLPFLTLDLIFFGANILRVIEGGWVPLVIAGAIGFLIFTWVRGKGIVRAFEARQSIPLADLAAALAKRPPERVPGTAVFLTANPRSAPGALLHNLKHNKVLHERNLVVSIRTTDRPVVDAEHRSTTERLDDNFEVVVLNYGFMESPDVPADLGVGGKTEMRSLDAMKTSFFIGRNTLKPEADVGMPLWQDRIFMFMQRNASDPTDFLKIPPGKVLELGEQVTV, encoded by the coding sequence ATGTCGCCCGCCGTCGACGCCTCCGCATCCTCCAGCCCGCCGCACCCCGCCCTGATCGGCCTGACGATCGGCGCGATCGGCGTGGTGTTCGGCGATATCGGCACCAGCCCGCTCTATGCGTTCCGCGAGGCGCTGGGCCAGTCCGCCGGCGACGGCATCGACCCCAGCGAGATCCTGGGCGTGCTGAGCCTGGCGCTGTGGACGCTGACGCTGATCGTCACGGTCAAATACGTCACCTTCCTGATGCGCGCGGACAATCATGGCGAGGGCGGCGTGCTGGCGCTGGCGGCGCTGGCGCGGCGATCGATCGGGATGCGCAGCCGGGTGGCGCTGGTGCTGGGCGCGGCGGGCGCGGCGCTGTTCTATGGCGATGCGATCATCACCCCGTCGCTGTCGGTGCTGTCGGCGATGGAGGGGTTGCGGACGATCCCTTCCGCCGCGAAGCTGTTCGACGAGGGGACGATCCGGGCACTGACGATCGGCATTCTGATCGCGCTGTTCCTGATCCAGAAGCGCGGCACGGCGATGGTCGCCAGGCTGTTCGGCCCGGTGTGTATCGTGTGGTTCCTGGTCATCGGCGGGCTTGGCATCTGGCACATCGCCGACGAGCTTTCGATCTTTCGCGTACTGCTGCCGAGCTATGGCATCCGGTTCCTGGCGACGCACGGCACGGTCGGGTTGTTCGTGTTGGGCGCGGTGTTCCTGACGGTGACCGGCGCGGAGGCGTTGACCGCCGATATGGGGCATTTCGGCAAGAAGCCGATCCGCATCGCCTGGCTGATCCTCGTCTTTCCGGCGCTGATGCTGAATTATCTGGGGCAGGGCGCGTTCGCGCTGTCGCACCTGGAGGCGGCAGCGGCGGCGGGCAAGCCGTTCGTCAACCAGGACTGGTTCTTCCTGATGGCGCCCGAAGCGTTCCGCGGGCCGCTGATCGTGCTTGCCGGTTTCGCCACGGTGATCGCCAGCCAGGCGGTCATCACCGGCGCATTCTCGCTGACCCAGCAGGCGGTGCAGCTGGGCCTGCTGCCGCGGATGAAGCTGCGCCAGACCTCGGCGTCGTTCGTGGGCCAGATCTACCTGCCCGCGATCAACTGGCTGCTGCTGGTGGGCGTGCTGGTGCTCATCATCCAGTTCAAGACGTCGTCGGCGATGGCGGCGGCCTATGGCATCGCGGTGACCGGCACGATGGTGGTGACCAGCCTGCTCGGCTATCTGGTCGCGCGGCACGTGTGGCACTGGCGGCGGGGGTGGGCGCTGACCGCGGTGCTGCCGTTCCTGACGCTGGACCTCATATTCTTCGGCGCCAACATCCTGCGCGTGATCGAGGGCGGATGGGTGCCGCTGGTGATCGCCGGGGCGATCGGTTTCCTGATCTTCACCTGGGTGCGCGGCAAGGGCATCGTGCGCGCGTTCGAGGCGCGGCAGAGCATCCCGCTCGCCGACCTTGCCGCGGCGCTCGCCAAGCGCCCGCCGGAACGCGTGCCGGGGACCGCGGTGTTCCTGACCGCCAACCCGCGCTCGGCACCGGGCGCGCTGCTCCACAACCTCAAGCACAACAAGGTGCTGCACGAGCGCAACCTGGTGGTGAGCATCCGCACCACCGACCGTCCGGTGGTGGATGCCGAGCACCGGTCGACCACCGAGCGGCTGGACGACAATTTCGAGGTCGTCGTGCTGAACTACGGCTTCATGGAATCGCCCGACGTGCCTGCCGACCTGGGCGTGGGCGGCAAGACCGAGATGCGCAGCCTGGATGCGATGAAGACCAGTTTCTTCATCGGGCGCAACACGCTGAAGCCGGAGGCGGATGTGGGGATGCCGTTGTGGCAGGACCGCATCTTCATGTTCATGCAGCGCAACGCCAGCGACCCGACCGATTTCCTGAAGATCCCGCCGGGCAAGGTGCTGGAACTGGGCGAACAGGTGACGGTGTAG
- the pdeM gene encoding ligase-associated DNA damage response endonuclease PdeM: MVPFSFGGHMLQALPEGALLWPARRALLVADLHFEKASWFAARGQMLPPYDSLATLADLAALVAKTGAEELWCLGDSFHDSDGCDRLPQEARIRLRALTEGLRWTWITGNHDPDIKDRCGGEVAGEAMVDGLILRHEADPRDTRPELSGHFHPKLRVAVRGKQIARRCFVATPRKIVLPAFGALTGGLDVDHPALTKAVGRGAEALIAIEQRLLRFPIAA; encoded by the coding sequence ATGGTTCCCTTTTCGTTCGGCGGCCACATGCTCCAGGCCCTTCCAGAGGGGGCATTGCTGTGGCCGGCGCGGCGCGCGCTGCTGGTCGCCGACCTGCATTTCGAAAAGGCGAGCTGGTTCGCCGCGCGCGGCCAGATGCTGCCGCCCTATGATTCGCTGGCGACGCTCGCCGACCTGGCGGCGCTGGTGGCGAAGACGGGGGCCGAGGAATTATGGTGCCTTGGCGACAGCTTCCACGACAGCGACGGCTGCGACCGGCTGCCGCAGGAAGCGCGCATCCGCCTGCGCGCGTTGACCGAGGGGCTGCGCTGGACGTGGATCACCGGCAACCACGATCCCGACATCAAGGATCGCTGCGGCGGCGAGGTCGCGGGGGAGGCGATGGTGGACGGCCTGATCCTGCGTCACGAGGCCGATCCGCGCGACACCCGTCCCGAACTGTCCGGCCATTTCCACCCGAAATTGCGCGTCGCGGTCCGCGGCAAGCAGATCGCCCGCCGGTGCTTCGTCGCCACCCCGCGCAAGATCGTGTTGCCCGCATTCGGTGCGCTGACCGGCGGCCTCGATGTCGACCATCCGGCGCTGACGAAGGCGGTCGGCCGCGGTGCGGAAGCGCTGATCGCGATCGAACAACGCCTGCTCCGCTTCCCGATCGCCGCCTGA
- the pabB gene encoding aminodeoxychorismate synthase component I, with protein MPTAPFVLLDDARDGGAGARLYVDPVEIVAADRPEAVVPALERLRSASARGLHAAGYLTYEAGAALMPRALPTRAVDGPLLWFGLFADYRRMDAAAVAAWLPDPAGAWAAAPSPRIERHAYDDALGRVLEMIRAGDIYQANLTLRADVRIAGDPAALYARLRQGSAAGHGALVATGERHLLSLSPELFFTLDDGALACRPMKGTATRGDTADEDRARIATLEGDPKQRAENLMIVDLMRNDLSRIAVPGSVAVPALFTVETYPTVHQMTSTVTATLADGRDAVDVLTALFPCGSITGAPKQRSMEVIAAVEDTGRGAYTGAIGRIDRDGDAAFNVAIRTLVVTDGTAELGLGSGIVADSRGDEEWAECLAKGAFVTAGQRPLDLIETMAFDPEQGLALLDPHLERMRASARALGFRFDRHGARNELQAATFRLRAPARVRLLLAQSGAIAIEVAPAPVPFERPLRVAVVPLPVDPGDFRLRHKTSDRGFYDAARIAAGTDEVVFVRPDGALTEGSFTTVFVARNDGMLLTPPLAAGLLPGVLRSQMIDSARAIETNLSPDDLSGQFFVGNALRGLMPATRAVAKTDPLSL; from the coding sequence ATGCCGACCGCGCCCTTCGTATTGCTCGACGATGCCCGTGATGGCGGCGCGGGGGCGCGGCTGTACGTCGATCCGGTCGAGATCGTCGCGGCCGATCGGCCCGAGGCGGTCGTGCCAGCGCTGGAGCGATTGCGGTCGGCCAGCGCGCGCGGGCTGCACGCGGCGGGATACCTGACCTACGAAGCCGGGGCGGCGCTGATGCCGCGGGCGTTGCCGACGCGGGCGGTCGACGGGCCGCTGCTGTGGTTCGGCCTGTTCGCGGACTATCGGCGAATGGATGCCGCGGCGGTGGCGGCGTGGCTGCCCGATCCGGCGGGCGCGTGGGCGGCGGCACCGTCGCCGCGGATCGAACGCCACGCCTATGACGATGCGCTCGGCCGGGTGCTGGAGATGATCCGCGCGGGCGATATCTATCAGGCGAACCTGACGCTGCGCGCCGACGTGCGGATCGCGGGCGATCCGGCGGCGCTGTACGCGCGACTGCGGCAGGGATCGGCAGCAGGCCATGGCGCGCTCGTCGCCACGGGCGAGCGGCACCTGCTGTCGCTGTCGCCCGAGCTGTTCTTCACGCTGGATGATGGCGCGTTGGCATGCCGGCCGATGAAGGGCACAGCGACGCGGGGCGACACCGCCGACGAGGACCGGGCGCGGATCGCGACGCTGGAGGGCGATCCCAAACAGCGGGCCGAGAACCTGATGATCGTCGACCTGATGCGCAACGACCTGTCGCGGATCGCGGTGCCGGGCAGCGTCGCGGTGCCGGCGCTGTTCACCGTCGAAACCTATCCGACGGTGCACCAGATGACCTCGACCGTCACGGCGACGCTGGCGGACGGCCGCGATGCGGTGGACGTGCTGACCGCCCTGTTTCCCTGCGGATCGATCACCGGCGCGCCCAAGCAGCGCAGCATGGAGGTGATCGCCGCGGTCGAGGATACGGGCCGCGGCGCCTATACCGGCGCGATCGGGCGGATCGATCGCGATGGCGATGCGGCGTTCAACGTGGCGATCCGGACGCTGGTGGTGACCGACGGCACGGCCGAACTCGGGCTGGGATCGGGGATCGTCGCCGACAGCCGCGGTGACGAGGAATGGGCGGAATGCCTGGCGAAGGGTGCGTTCGTCACCGCCGGGCAGCGACCGCTCGACCTCATCGAGACGATGGCGTTCGATCCCGAGCAGGGGCTGGCCCTGCTCGACCCGCACCTGGAACGGATGCGGGCGAGTGCGCGGGCGCTGGGATTCCGGTTCGACCGGCACGGCGCGCGCAACGAACTGCAGGCGGCGACCTTTCGCCTGCGCGCGCCGGCGCGCGTCCGGCTGCTGCTGGCGCAGAGCGGTGCGATCGCGATCGAGGTGGCACCGGCGCCGGTGCCGTTCGAGCGGCCGCTGCGCGTCGCGGTGGTGCCGCTGCCGGTCGATCCGGGCGACTTCCGGTTGCGGCACAAGACCAGCGATCGCGGCTTCTACGATGCAGCGCGGATCGCGGCGGGCACGGACGAGGTGGTGTTCGTGCGACCCGACGGGGCACTGACCGAGGGCAGCTTCACCACCGTGTTCGTGGCGCGCAACGACGGCATGCTGCTGACGCCGCCGCTGGCGGCCGGACTGCTGCCGGGTGTGCTCCGCTCACAAATGATTGATTCGGCACGGGCAATCGAAACGAACCTGTCGCCCGACGACCTGTCAGGGCAATTTTTTGTCGGGAATGCGCTGCGCGGGCTGATGCCGGCGACGCGCGCGGTTGCGAAAACGGACCCGCTGTCGCTATAG
- the plsX gene encoding phosphate acyltransferase PlsX, with translation MPDNSWIAVDAMGGDKGLAVMLAGVAAARRRFEGMRFFLVGDEAAVREELKSHPNLSQHSEIVHAPETVASNDRPSQAIRRSKTTSMGIAIDLVKQGRAGAAVSSGNTGALMAMAKLALRTLPGIDRPALAAPLPTLGDNDVVMLDLGANTEVDARNLVQFAVMGAAYARTIMDLDSPRVALLNIGSEDQKGTDEIRDAAAVLRGQSHLPLTFTGFVEGDQLARGNHDVIVCDGFAGNIALKTAEGTARFVADLLKRAFSSSVRSKVGFLISRPATELLRDHLDPNNHNGAVFLGLNGIVVKSHGSANERGVATAIGNAAKMVRADLTRRIADDLGNFEKRAA, from the coding sequence ATGCCCGACAATTCCTGGATCGCCGTCGATGCGATGGGCGGCGACAAGGGGCTGGCGGTCATGCTCGCTGGCGTCGCTGCGGCACGCCGGCGGTTCGAGGGCATGCGCTTCTTCCTGGTGGGCGACGAGGCCGCGGTTCGCGAGGAACTGAAGTCTCACCCGAATCTCAGCCAGCATAGCGAGATCGTCCACGCGCCGGAAACGGTCGCGTCGAACGACCGGCCCAGCCAGGCGATCCGCCGGTCCAAGACCACGTCGATGGGGATCGCCATCGATCTGGTGAAGCAGGGCCGCGCCGGTGCCGCCGTGTCGTCGGGCAACACCGGCGCGTTGATGGCGATGGCGAAGCTCGCGCTGCGCACCCTTCCCGGCATCGACCGTCCGGCGCTCGCCGCGCCGCTGCCGACGCTCGGCGACAACGACGTCGTCATGCTCGACCTGGGTGCGAATACCGAGGTGGACGCGCGCAATCTCGTCCAGTTCGCGGTGATGGGCGCGGCCTATGCGCGCACGATCATGGACCTCGACAGCCCCCGCGTCGCGCTGCTCAACATCGGCAGCGAAGACCAGAAGGGCACCGACGAGATTCGCGACGCCGCCGCGGTTCTCAGGGGCCAGTCGCACCTGCCGCTGACCTTCACCGGCTTCGTCGAGGGCGACCAGCTCGCCCGCGGCAACCATGACGTGATCGTCTGCGACGGCTTTGCCGGCAACATCGCGCTGAAGACCGCAGAAGGCACCGCGCGCTTCGTCGCCGACCTGCTCAAGCGCGCGTTCAGCTCGTCGGTCCGCTCGAAGGTCGGCTTCCTGATCTCGCGCCCCGCCACCGAATTGCTGCGCGACCACCTCGATCCCAACAACCACAATGGCGCGGTCTTCCTGGGCCTCAACGGCATTGTCGTAAAGAGCCACGGCAGCGCCAATGAACGCGGCGTCGCCACCGCGATCGGCAATGCCGCCAAGATGGTGCGCGCCGACCTGACGCGCCGGATCGCCGACGACCTGGGCAATTTCGAGAAGAGGGCCGCATGA
- the rpmF gene encoding 50S ribosomal protein L32 gives MAVPKRKTSPSKRGMRRGHDSLTIASFQECPNCGELKRPHNLCTACGHYNGREIVSVEG, from the coding sequence ATGGCCGTCCCCAAGCGAAAGACCTCTCCCTCCAAGCGCGGCATGCGTCGTGGTCACGACTCGCTGACCATCGCGTCGTTCCAGGAATGCCCGAACTGTGGCGAGCTGAAGCGTCCGCACAACCTGTGCACCGCATGCGGCCACTACAACGGCCGCGAGATCGTTTCGGTCGAGGGTTAA